The genomic stretch CCCTGCATAAGTAGGGTTAGCATGCGCTCCACTATTTATTGCATATATCCATTGTGCATTTTGTAAACCATTAAATGATAATGCTCTTGCCATTGAAATAACAATTCCACCATACATAAGTCTTTGACCCATTGGTGAACTTTTCATCATATGGTCATTGAAATGTACTTTTGCATTATTTTGGTATAACTTAGTTGCTAATGTATGATCACTATTGTCAACTGTAATACCTTCTGGATGATTTAATCTTTCACCAGCTTCATAATCTTCAAAGAAATATTTTCCACCAGTATAATCAGTATTTACACACTTGATTTGAGGAAGATTAATAGTATCTAAAATAGGTGTAGTTTTAGCAAAAGAAGGAACTTCATTAATAGCTGATTTAGTTTCCTTATCTTTTTTGTGAACCATAACCCATCTTTTGAAGTTTAATACTTCTTCATTATTTTGATTATAACCAACAGAGTGTACATAAACAACTCCACTTTTTCCACTTGAATTCTCTTTTAATCCAATAACTGTAGATGTCATAGAAACAGTATCTC from Poseidonibacter antarcticus encodes the following:
- a CDS encoding MaoC family dehydratase; the protein is MSKINVGNFFEDFSISQKIIHPLPRTISEGDVSLYIAFTGSRFALHSSDVVAKEMGYSKKPIDDTLMFHLTFGKSVQDISLNAIANLGYAEMSFPTPVYVGDTVSMTSTVIGLKENSSGKSGVVYVHSVGYNQNNEEVLNFKRWVMVHKKDKETKSAINEVPSFAKTTPILDTINLPQIKCVNTDYTGGKYFFEDYEAGERLNHPEGITVDNSDHTLATKLYQNNAKVHFNDHMMKSSPMGQRLMYGGIVISMARALSFNGLQNAQWIYAINSGAHANPTYAGDTIYAYTEVIETIDHKREDIGLLRLRTIAIKNQKSDEITNPKDENGKYLKNVVLDLDYTVVIPKRKTAK